DNA sequence from the Fusobacterium perfoetens genome:
TCTACTCTTCCTGTTACAACAGTTCCTCTTCCTGTTATTGTGAATACGTCTTCGATTGGCATTAAGAATGGTTTGTCTACTGTTCTTTCTGGAGCTGGGATATAAGAATCTACTGCGTCCATAAGAGCCATTATTTGGTTAACCCATTTTTCTTCTCCGTTTAATGCACCTAATGATGATCCAACGATTACTGGTACTTCATCTCCTGGGAATCCGTATTCAGTTAATAATTCTCTTACTTCCATTTCTACTAATTCTAATAATTCTTCATCGTCTACCATATCAGCTTTGTTTAAGTATACTACGATGTAAGGTACTCCAACTTGTCTTGATAATAGTATGTGTTCTCTTGTTTGAGGCATTGGTCCATCAGCTGCTGATACAACTAGGA
Encoded proteins:
- a CDS encoding GTP-binding protein, yielding LVVSAADGPMPQTREHILLSRQVGVPYIVVYLNKADMVDDEELLELVEMEVRELLTEYGFPGDEVPVIVGSSLGALNGEEKWVNQIMALMDAVDSYIPAPERTVDKPFLMPIEDVFTITGRGTVVTGRV